A region from the Candidatus Diapherotrites archaeon genome encodes:
- a CDS encoding PadR family transcriptional regulator — MLVDISSISMLELQVLWHLFTREAHGYALIQDLSKHRSSPLTPGTLYPLLARFEKQGLIAVTATGEREKKVYALTHEGKNLLDKLSHEFIETFDGIYTKYHCTACAHFLHDKERLGIMEVSHKVEH, encoded by the coding sequence ATGCTTGTCGATATATCGTCCATCAGTATGCTTGAGCTTCAGGTCCTCTGGCACCTTTTCACCAGGGAAGCGCATGGATATGCCCTCATCCAGGATCTTTCCAAACACCGTTCGTCCCCCCTGACCCCCGGGACATTGTACCCTCTCCTGGCCCGCTTCGAGAAGCAGGGCCTCATCGCCGTGACAGCAACCGGGGAGCGGGAGAAGAAGGTGTATGCTTTAACCCATGAGGGGAAAAACCTCCTCGACAAACTATCCCATGAGTTCATCGAGACATTTGATGGGATTTATACCAAGTATCATTGTACCGCGTGTGCGCATTTTTTGCATGATAAGGAAAGACTGGGCATCATGGAAGTTTCCCATAAGGTGGAGCATTAG
- the sufB gene encoding Fe-S cluster assembly protein SufB: MSSNTQTVESKIIEGRETAKTLVELDRDVFDHADEERHIYKAKPGLSEELVREISKQKNEPQWVLDIRLKGLRAFQQTAVPTWGPDLSALNFDEIIYYARPDAKSDSEKWDEVPADIKKTFDRLGIPKAEQKYLAGAGAQYDSNVVYHNLREDLAKKGVIFEDMDVALQKYPELVKKYFMTRCIPVTDHKFIMLHAAVWSGGSFIYVPKGVKVDLPLQAYFRMNAKSGGQFEHTLIIVEDGAELHYIEGCSAALYSPNSLHAGCVEIYVGKNARMRYSSVENWSKNTYNLNTKRAVVDEHSLMEWVSAQTGSGVTMLYPCSILKGADAKADHISIAVAGKNQHQDTGAKVYHLAPRTTSIIRAKSISKDGGISAFRGHVKVNKEAVDAKVSVKCDALQMDDASVSNTFPYLKILTSEVDVAHEATVGRIDADHLFYLMSRGLDEEQAMQLLVAGFIETIVKELPLEYAVELNRLIALEMESH, encoded by the coding sequence ATGTCTTCGAACACCCAAACAGTGGAGAGCAAAATAATTGAAGGGCGAGAGACGGCCAAAACATTAGTAGAATTGGATAGGGATGTTTTTGATCACGCGGATGAAGAGCGGCACATTTACAAGGCAAAACCAGGATTAAGCGAAGAGCTCGTGCGCGAAATTTCAAAGCAGAAAAACGAACCACAATGGGTGTTGGATATTAGACTAAAGGGCTTGCGTGCGTTTCAACAAACAGCTGTTCCAACTTGGGGTCCGGATTTATCGGCATTAAATTTTGATGAAATTATTTATTATGCCCGGCCTGATGCAAAAAGTGACAGTGAGAAATGGGATGAAGTTCCTGCCGATATTAAAAAAACATTTGATCGCCTGGGCATTCCGAAAGCCGAACAAAAATATCTGGCTGGCGCGGGGGCGCAATATGATTCAAATGTAGTTTACCACAACCTCCGTGAAGACTTGGCTAAAAAAGGAGTCATCTTCGAAGACATGGATGTAGCGCTGCAAAAATATCCCGAATTAGTCAAAAAATATTTCATGACGCGCTGCATCCCGGTCACCGACCATAAATTTATCATGCTCCATGCCGCGGTGTGGAGCGGGGGGAGTTTCATTTATGTTCCCAAGGGAGTGAAAGTCGATCTCCCCTTGCAGGCCTATTTCCGTATGAACGCTAAATCGGGTGGTCAGTTTGAACATACACTAATTATCGTTGAAGATGGGGCCGAGCTTCACTATATTGAAGGCTGTAGTGCCGCTTTATACTCTCCCAATTCCCTCCACGCGGGGTGTGTGGAAATCTATGTGGGAAAGAATGCCCGCATGCGGTATTCTTCCGTGGAGAACTGGTCCAAGAACACCTATAACCTCAACACCAAGCGCGCGGTCGTGGATGAGCATTCCCTCATGGAATGGGTTTCCGCCCAGACCGGGAGCGGGGTCACCATGCTCTACCCCTGCTCCATCCTCAAAGGGGCGGATGCCAAAGCCGATCATATTTCCATCGCGGTCGCTGGAAAAAATCAACACCAGGATACGGGCGCAAAGGTCTACCATCTCGCCCCCCGCACCACTTCCATCATCCGTGCCAAATCCATTTCCAAGGATGGGGGCATCAGCGCCTTCCGTGGTCATGTGAAGGTGAACAAAGAGGCTGTGGATGCCAAGGTTTCTGTGAAGTGCGACGCGTTACAGATGGACGACGCCTCAGTTTCCAACACCTTTCCCTATCTCAAAATCCTCACCAGCGAGGTCGATGTGGCGCACGAAGCCACGGTAGGGAGGATTGACGCCGACCATCTGTTCTACTTGATGTCCCGCGGCCTGGATGAGGAGCAGGCGATGCAGCTCCTCGTGGCGGGATTCATCGAGACGATTGTGAAGGAGCTTCCTCTCGAGTATGCGGTGGAGCTAAATCGTCTCATCGCTTTGGAGATGGAATCCCATTAG